One Fontisphaera persica DNA window includes the following coding sequences:
- a CDS encoding MotA/TolQ/ExbB proton channel family protein yields MAELMTTPLLANALQFAFEKATTEGKITITMLVLVSLFSWTVIIRKARQLYLARKWTKRFFSAYRATRDPLELYQKQQDFSGSPAYEVYFTGAEELSYHLKHNPVMVKGRTKISNASFESVKVALERAVSAQALSLEKGMIILSTAVAGGPFIGLLGTVWGVMETFSGIAKVQAASLIAMAPGVAGALIATVVGLFVAIPAMFAYNYMVTTIRAITQELDNYVTEYATAIEHVYVDNRPVSEEIADALSKLKLRDTETPREELAPHNL; encoded by the coding sequence ATGGCTGAATTGATGACCACACCGCTGCTGGCCAATGCCTTGCAGTTCGCCTTTGAAAAAGCCACCACCGAAGGGAAAATCACCATTACCATGCTGGTTTTGGTTTCACTGTTCAGTTGGACCGTAATCATCCGCAAGGCCCGCCAGCTCTACCTGGCCCGCAAATGGACCAAACGCTTCTTCAGCGCCTACCGGGCCACTCGCGACCCCCTTGAGCTGTATCAGAAACAGCAGGACTTCAGCGGCTCGCCCGCCTATGAAGTGTACTTCACCGGCGCGGAGGAACTGAGCTACCACCTCAAGCACAATCCGGTCATGGTCAAGGGGCGCACCAAAATCAGCAACGCCAGTTTTGAATCCGTCAAAGTGGCCCTCGAGCGCGCCGTCAGCGCCCAGGCGCTGTCTCTGGAAAAAGGCATGATTATCCTCAGCACCGCCGTGGCCGGCGGCCCCTTCATCGGCCTGCTCGGCACTGTATGGGGCGTCATGGAAACCTTCTCCGGCATCGCCAAAGTGCAGGCGGCCAGCCTCATTGCCATGGCCCCTGGCGTGGCCGGCGCGCTGATTGCCACCGTGGTGGGCCTCTTTGTCGCCATCCCGGCCATGTTCGCTTACAACTACATGGTCACCACCATCCGCGCCATCACCCAGGAGCTGGACAACTACGTCACCGAATATGCCACCGCCATCGAGCACGTGTACGTGGACAACCGCCCCGTCTCCGA
- a CDS encoding carboxy terminal-processing peptidase: MKRFLLALCLLWAVCPLRAADDLSVLGQAETNHVPRLPGPDDRLICRLTATLLERMHYAQKPFDQEIAAKFLDRYLDALDPQRMLFLQSDVEEFSKYRRTLHHLTKVLGDSMPAEIIYARFLDRVVQQALYVTNLLATEKFVFDTQERFNPNRREAERPKDMQEAQALWRTRLRWEYLNEKLAKKSPEEIQKTILRRYARQVRTLSELETQEVLQIYLSSLAHVYDPHSEYMSKSTLENFNINMKLALFGIGAVLSMEDGYCTIQSLSPGGPAERSGQIKPKDRIVMVAQGTNDFVDVVDMKLNKVVEMIRGPKDTVVRLVILPANTSDSSARKEVTLVRKEIKLEDAEAKAKIFELPAANGQSSIRVGVIDLPSFYADMTDRSAGHKSTTSDVAKLLKKLTQEKVAGVIMDLRRNGGGSLEEAINLTGLFIKEGPVVQVKDPDGTITVDKDTDPAVAYDGPLVILTSRFSASASEIFAGALQDYGRAVVVGDSSTHGKGTVQTVQELNRFARTTNSLGALKFTIRKFYRASGSSTQLKGIIPDIILPSVNNHAEVGEASIPGAMSWDTIPPAKFDPVNLVSPYLTELRRRSEERTAKDPDFVWIRQESDRFLKLKQDKTVSLNEAERLKERADQEARNAARKKELKARPAPDYKVYELTLKLADQPGLPPPMAVTNLLASASNKPPASATVEVSEDDADADKDEPVPNVDPHLNEARRILLDLINLLGKEKAIASKTGRE; the protein is encoded by the coding sequence ATGAAGCGTTTCTTACTGGCGTTATGCCTCCTATGGGCGGTATGTCCCCTCCGGGCTGCCGATGACCTCTCGGTTTTAGGACAAGCCGAGACCAATCACGTGCCGCGTTTGCCCGGCCCGGATGACCGGCTCATTTGCCGGCTCACCGCCACCCTCCTGGAGCGGATGCACTACGCCCAAAAACCCTTCGACCAGGAAATCGCCGCCAAATTCCTCGACCGCTACCTCGACGCCCTGGACCCCCAGCGCATGTTGTTCCTCCAATCCGACGTCGAGGAATTCTCCAAATACCGCCGCACCCTGCACCACCTGACCAAGGTGCTGGGCGATTCCATGCCGGCGGAAATCATCTATGCGCGGTTTCTGGACCGCGTCGTGCAGCAGGCGCTCTATGTAACCAACCTGCTGGCCACCGAAAAGTTTGTTTTTGACACCCAGGAACGCTTCAACCCCAACCGCCGCGAAGCCGAACGCCCCAAGGACATGCAGGAAGCCCAGGCCCTGTGGCGCACCCGCCTGCGGTGGGAGTATTTGAATGAAAAGCTTGCCAAAAAATCACCCGAAGAAATCCAGAAAACCATCCTGCGCCGCTACGCCCGGCAGGTGCGTACCTTGAGCGAACTGGAAACCCAGGAAGTCTTGCAGATTTACCTCTCCTCCCTGGCTCATGTCTATGACCCGCACTCCGAATACATGAGCAAGTCCACCCTGGAAAACTTTAACATTAACATGAAGCTGGCGCTCTTTGGCATCGGCGCCGTGCTCAGCATGGAGGATGGTTATTGCACCATCCAATCCCTCAGCCCCGGCGGGCCGGCGGAGCGCTCCGGCCAAATCAAGCCCAAGGACCGCATCGTCATGGTGGCCCAGGGCACCAATGACTTTGTGGACGTCGTGGACATGAAACTTAACAAGGTCGTCGAGATGATTCGCGGCCCCAAGGATACCGTCGTCCGCCTGGTAATCCTTCCCGCCAACACCTCCGACAGCTCCGCCCGCAAAGAAGTCACCCTCGTCCGCAAGGAAATCAAGCTGGAGGACGCCGAAGCCAAGGCCAAAATCTTCGAGCTGCCCGCCGCCAACGGCCAGTCCAGCATCCGCGTGGGCGTCATTGACCTGCCCTCCTTCTATGCCGACATGACCGACCGTTCCGCCGGCCACAAAAGCACCACCTCCGACGTCGCCAAGCTGCTCAAAAAATTAACCCAGGAAAAAGTCGCCGGCGTCATCATGGATTTGCGCCGCAATGGAGGCGGCTCCTTGGAAGAAGCCATCAACCTCACCGGCCTCTTCATCAAGGAGGGCCCTGTCGTCCAGGTTAAAGACCCCGACGGCACCATCACCGTGGACAAGGATACCGACCCCGCCGTCGCCTACGACGGTCCCCTGGTCATCCTGACCAGCCGCTTCAGCGCCTCCGCCTCGGAGATTTTTGCCGGCGCTCTGCAAGATTATGGGCGCGCCGTGGTGGTGGGCGATTCCTCCACCCACGGCAAGGGGACCGTCCAAACCGTGCAGGAGCTGAACCGCTTCGCCCGCACCACCAATTCGCTCGGCGCGCTCAAATTCACCATCCGCAAGTTCTATCGCGCCAGCGGCTCCTCCACCCAGCTCAAGGGCATCATCCCCGACATCATTCTGCCCTCGGTCAATAATCACGCCGAAGTGGGCGAGGCATCCATCCCTGGCGCCATGTCCTGGGACACCATCCCCCCCGCCAAGTTTGACCCCGTGAACCTGGTCAGCCCCTACCTCACCGAGTTGCGCCGCCGCAGCGAGGAGCGCACCGCCAAAGACCCCGACTTCGTTTGGATTCGCCAGGAATCCGACCGCTTCCTCAAGCTCAAACAGGATAAAACCGTATCCCTGAACGAAGCGGAACGGCTCAAGGAGCGCGCCGACCAGGAAGCACGGAACGCCGCCCGCAAAAAAGAACTCAAGGCCCGTCCGGCTCCCGATTACAAAGTGTACGAATTAACCCTCAAATTGGCCGACCAGCCCGGCCTGCCTCCGCCAATGGCGGTGACCAACCTCCTGGCGTCAGCTTCCAACAAGCCCCCCGCCAGCGCCACGGTCGAGGTGAGCGAGGACGACGCGGACGCCGACAAGGATGAGCCCGTGCCCAACGTGGACCCGCATCTCAACGAAGCCCGTCGCATTTTGCTGGACCTCATCAATTTACTGGGCAAGGAAAAAGCCATCGCCAGCAAAACGGGGCGCGAATAA
- a CDS encoding aminotransferase class I/II-fold pyridoxal phosphate-dependent enzyme, which yields MATFEAQRFVASHVRSIPRSGIRDFFDIVQGMKDVISLGVGEPDFVTPWHIREAAIYALEKGRTTYTSNLGLPRLRAVLAEHLAERFGVKYQPQTQILIAVGVSEAMDLALRALVNPGDEVIYHEPCYVSYSPSIVLAYGVPVAVSCRPEDGFSVTAEAIERAITPRSKVLILNFPTNPTGGTMTREELLKIAEVACRHNLVVLTDEIYSELTFEGEHVSIAALPGMEERTIFLHGFSKAYAMTGFRIGYACGPAELIEAMMKIHQYSMLCASIISQEAAIEAILHGRGDTERMREQYRLRRNVIVKALNDMGLSCHLPRGSFYAFPCIRSTGLSSKEFAVRLLQEEKVACVPGGAFGPTGEGFVRCCFATSLEQIEEAMRRMARFVERVRR from the coding sequence ATGGCAACCTTTGAAGCACAGCGTTTTGTCGCGAGCCACGTGCGCAGCATACCGCGCTCGGGCATTCGCGATTTTTTTGACATCGTCCAGGGGATGAAGGATGTGATTTCCCTGGGGGTGGGCGAACCGGATTTTGTCACGCCGTGGCACATACGGGAGGCTGCCATTTACGCGCTGGAGAAGGGGCGCACGACGTACACCTCGAATCTGGGGCTGCCGCGCTTGCGCGCCGTGCTGGCGGAGCATCTGGCGGAGCGGTTTGGGGTGAAGTACCAGCCGCAAACGCAAATTCTCATTGCCGTGGGAGTGAGCGAGGCGATGGATTTGGCGCTGCGCGCGCTGGTAAATCCGGGCGATGAGGTCATTTACCATGAGCCTTGTTATGTGAGCTATTCGCCGAGCATCGTTTTGGCGTATGGGGTGCCGGTGGCGGTGTCGTGCCGTCCGGAGGATGGTTTTTCGGTGACAGCGGAGGCCATTGAGCGGGCCATTACGCCGCGCAGCAAGGTGTTAATCCTGAATTTTCCCACCAACCCCACCGGGGGGACGATGACGCGGGAGGAATTGTTGAAGATAGCCGAAGTGGCCTGCCGCCATAATCTGGTGGTGTTGACGGACGAGATTTATTCGGAGCTGACCTTTGAGGGCGAGCACGTCAGCATTGCCGCGCTGCCGGGGATGGAGGAGCGCACGATTTTCCTGCATGGTTTTTCCAAGGCGTATGCGATGACCGGTTTTCGGATTGGTTATGCCTGCGGCCCGGCGGAGTTGATTGAGGCGATGATGAAGATTCATCAGTACTCCATGCTGTGCGCGAGCATCATCAGCCAGGAGGCGGCCATTGAGGCAATTCTGCATGGGCGCGGGGACACCGAGCGGATGCGGGAGCAATACCGCCTGCGGCGGAATGTCATTGTCAAGGCGCTCAACGACATGGGGCTGAGCTGCCATTTGCCGCGGGGTTCGTTTTATGCTTTTCCGTGCATTCGCAGCACGGGCTTGAGCAGCAAGGAGTTTGCCGTGCGCTTGTTGCAGGAGGAAAAGGTGGCATGCGTGCCCGGCGGCGCTTTTGGGCCGACGGGGGAGGGGTTCGTGCGCTGTTGCTTTGCGACGTCCCTGGAGCAGATTGAGGAGGCCATGCGGCGCATGGCGCGGTTTGTGGAGCGCGTGCGGCGGTAA
- the recN gene encoding DNA repair protein RecN, whose translation MLTTLRIKNLALVEELTLELAPGLTVITGETGAGKSMLIGALNLVLGERADRTLLRAGCEQCVVEAVFEVGQLRAPLKALLEENGLEPCEGGELLLKRVFTAAGANRQFINGSPAALAILAELGQWLVDIHGPHDHQSLLHPARQLELLDAFGRLEPQRQAFAEALRRRQELLSARAALIVDERTYAQRLDLLRHQVREITAARLQPGEEETLAAEHARASNAARLAELAQGALEALAESDEAALSRLGAVGRALQELQRLDATAAPLAVAHQEAVERLQELQRELRHYADHLDLDPGRLQELEERVNLLHSLRRKYGATVEQILEFGRQAAQELQQLEQRDVELERLQRELAEVEKALKRAGAELTRLRQQSIPRLCRAVAAQLKDLGFKESRLEATLATGEAVEAATLSGLDTVEFLFAPNPGEPPRPLRAIASSGEMARVMLAIKTVLAEEDRVPVLVFDEVDANVGGETARAVGEKMAHIARRHQVLCITHLPQVAAAATHHYRVTKETVGGRTVTRIERLDKKGRIEELTRMLGGGTAARRHAEEMIQP comes from the coding sequence ATGCTCACCACGTTGCGCATTAAAAATCTGGCGCTGGTCGAGGAGCTCACCCTCGAGCTGGCGCCCGGGCTGACGGTGATTACTGGCGAGACCGGCGCCGGCAAATCCATGCTCATAGGCGCGCTTAATCTGGTGCTGGGGGAGCGGGCGGACCGCACACTCCTGCGCGCGGGCTGCGAGCAGTGCGTGGTGGAGGCGGTGTTTGAAGTGGGCCAACTGCGCGCCCCCCTCAAGGCATTGCTGGAGGAAAATGGCCTGGAACCTTGTGAAGGCGGGGAACTGCTGCTCAAGCGGGTGTTTACCGCTGCCGGCGCCAACCGCCAGTTCATCAACGGCTCGCCCGCCGCCCTGGCCATACTGGCTGAGCTGGGCCAATGGTTGGTGGACATTCACGGCCCGCATGATCATCAGTCGCTGTTGCATCCGGCCCGGCAGCTTGAATTGCTGGACGCCTTTGGCCGGTTGGAGCCACAGCGGCAGGCGTTTGCCGAGGCTTTGCGGCGCCGCCAGGAGCTGTTGTCGGCCCGGGCGGCGCTCATTGTGGATGAACGCACTTATGCCCAGCGCCTGGATTTGCTGCGCCATCAAGTCCGCGAAATCACCGCTGCCCGCCTGCAGCCTGGCGAAGAGGAAACCCTGGCCGCCGAGCATGCCCGCGCCAGCAATGCCGCCCGCCTGGCCGAGCTGGCCCAGGGGGCGCTGGAGGCGCTGGCGGAGAGCGATGAAGCGGCGCTCTCGCGGCTGGGAGCGGTGGGCCGCGCCTTGCAGGAATTGCAGCGGCTGGATGCCACCGCCGCGCCGCTCGCTGTGGCCCATCAGGAGGCGGTGGAGCGGTTGCAGGAGCTGCAACGGGAGCTGCGGCATTACGCGGACCATCTCGATTTGGACCCGGGGCGGTTGCAGGAGCTGGAGGAGCGGGTCAACCTGCTGCACTCCCTGCGCCGCAAATATGGCGCCACGGTGGAGCAAATCCTCGAGTTTGGCCGGCAGGCCGCGCAGGAGTTGCAACAGCTTGAGCAGCGCGACGTGGAGCTGGAGCGCCTGCAGCGTGAGCTGGCGGAGGTGGAGAAGGCGTTGAAACGCGCCGGGGCGGAGTTGACGCGCCTGCGGCAACAAAGCATTCCCCGCCTGTGCCGGGCGGTGGCGGCTCAGCTCAAGGATTTGGGCTTCAAGGAAAGCCGCCTGGAAGCCACGCTGGCCACTGGGGAGGCCGTGGAGGCGGCGACGTTGAGCGGGCTTGACACGGTGGAGTTTTTATTCGCTCCCAACCCGGGGGAACCGCCGCGGCCGCTGCGGGCCATTGCCTCCAGCGGGGAAATGGCGCGGGTGATGCTGGCCATTAAAACGGTGCTGGCGGAGGAGGACCGGGTGCCGGTGCTGGTTTTTGATGAAGTGGACGCCAATGTGGGTGGCGAGACGGCCCGGGCGGTGGGTGAGAAAATGGCCCATATTGCCCGCCGGCATCAGGTCTTGTGCATTACCCATCTTCCGCAAGTGGCGGCCGCCGCCACGCACCATTACCGGGTAACCAAGGAGACTGTGGGGGGACGCACGGTGACGCGCATCGAACGCCTCGATAAAAAAGGACGCATTGAGGAGTTGACCCGAATGTTGGGCGGGGGGACGGCAGCGCGCCGCCACGCGGAAGAGATGATTCAGCCTTGA
- the dnaK gene encoding molecular chaperone DnaK gives MAKVLGIDLGTTNSCMAVMEGGEPVVLENSEGKRTTPSVVAFTKSGERLVGEAAKRQAVTNPRNTIFSIKRFMGRKYDEVQEEIKRVPYKVVRAANGDAHVEVEVEGKPRTFSPPEISAMILAKLKADAEMRLGEPITQAVITVPAYFNDSQRQATKDAGRIAGLEVLRIINEPTAASLAYGLDKKKDERIAVYDLGGGTFDISVLEIGDGVFEVKATNGDTHLGGDDWDNRIMDWVLDNFKREHGIDLRKQPDALQRIKEEAEKAKIALSSAQEYEINLPFITADASGPKHISMKLTRAKMEQLCDDLFERTVVPVRNCFKDAGITPEQVDELVLVGGMTRMPRVVETARRLVNKTPHQGVNPDEVVAVGAAIQGGVLKGEVKDVLLLDVTPLSLGIETMGKVFTKMIERNTTIPTRKSEIFSTASDNQPAVTIRVAQGERPMFDDNKLLGQFDLVDIPPAPRGVPQIEVTFDIDANGILSVSAKDLGTGKQHSIKITPSSGLNKEEVERMRREAELHAEEDRRRREEVEARNEADSTIYRTEKMLREHGDKIPAGEKAKIESAVNTLKDALKGKDTAAIRQALEKVIEASSAAWSEVYKTAGAERMKAGAAGAAGAETRGGGGSGSANEKPGETIIDAEVVDEKKK, from the coding sequence ATGGCAAAAGTTTTGGGAATTGACTTGGGAACCACCAACTCCTGCATGGCGGTGATGGAAGGCGGGGAGCCGGTGGTTTTGGAAAACAGCGAGGGCAAACGGACGACGCCCTCGGTGGTGGCTTTTACAAAATCGGGCGAGCGTTTGGTGGGCGAGGCGGCCAAGCGGCAGGCGGTCACCAACCCGCGCAATACGATTTTCTCCATCAAGCGCTTCATGGGGCGGAAGTACGACGAGGTGCAGGAAGAAATCAAGCGGGTGCCGTACAAGGTGGTGCGGGCGGCCAACGGCGACGCCCACGTGGAGGTGGAGGTGGAGGGCAAGCCGCGGACGTTCAGCCCGCCGGAGATTTCGGCCATGATTTTGGCCAAGTTGAAAGCGGACGCCGAAATGCGTTTGGGCGAGCCAATCACGCAGGCAGTAATCACGGTGCCGGCGTATTTCAATGACTCGCAGCGGCAGGCCACCAAGGACGCCGGGCGCATTGCCGGCCTGGAGGTATTGCGCATCATCAACGAGCCGACCGCTGCCTCGCTGGCCTACGGTCTGGACAAGAAGAAGGATGAGCGGATTGCGGTGTATGACCTGGGGGGCGGCACGTTTGACATTTCGGTGCTGGAGATTGGGGACGGGGTGTTTGAGGTGAAGGCCACCAATGGCGACACCCACCTGGGCGGTGACGACTGGGACAACCGCATCATGGACTGGGTGCTGGATAATTTCAAACGCGAGCATGGCATAGACCTGCGCAAGCAGCCGGATGCCTTGCAGCGCATCAAAGAAGAGGCGGAGAAGGCCAAGATTGCGTTGTCGAGCGCGCAGGAGTACGAAATCAACCTGCCGTTCATCACCGCCGATGCCTCCGGGCCGAAGCACATCAGCATGAAGCTGACGCGGGCGAAGATGGAGCAGTTGTGTGATGATTTGTTTGAGCGTACGGTGGTGCCGGTGCGCAACTGTTTCAAGGATGCAGGCATCACGCCGGAACAGGTGGATGAGCTGGTGCTGGTGGGGGGCATGACCCGCATGCCGCGGGTGGTGGAGACGGCCCGGCGGCTGGTGAACAAGACTCCGCACCAGGGGGTGAACCCGGACGAGGTGGTGGCGGTGGGCGCGGCCATTCAGGGCGGCGTGCTCAAGGGCGAGGTGAAGGATGTGTTGCTGCTGGATGTGACGCCGCTGTCCCTGGGGATTGAGACCATGGGCAAGGTGTTCACCAAGATGATTGAGCGCAACACCACCATACCCACGCGCAAGAGCGAGATTTTCAGCACGGCTTCGGACAACCAGCCGGCGGTCACCATCCGGGTGGCGCAGGGCGAGCGGCCCATGTTCGACGACAACAAGCTGCTGGGGCAGTTTGACCTGGTGGACATTCCGCCGGCTCCGCGGGGCGTGCCACAGATTGAGGTTACGTTTGACATTGACGCCAACGGCATCCTCAGCGTGAGCGCCAAGGATTTGGGCACCGGCAAACAGCACAGCATCAAAATCACGCCCAGCAGCGGCTTGAACAAGGAAGAGGTGGAGCGCATGCGCCGGGAGGCCGAGCTGCATGCGGAGGAGGACCGCCGCCGGCGCGAGGAGGTGGAGGCGCGCAACGAGGCCGACTCCACCATCTATCGCACGGAAAAAATGTTGCGCGAGCATGGGGACAAGATTCCGGCGGGCGAGAAGGCGAAAATCGAGTCGGCGGTCAATACGTTGAAGGACGCCTTGAAGGGCAAGGACACGGCGGCCATCCGGCAGGCGCTGGAGAAGGTCATCGAGGCCAGCTCCGCGGCGTGGTCGGAGGTGTACAAGACGGCCGGGGCCGAGCGGATGAAGGCCGGGGCGGCGGGCGCCGCGGGCGCGGAAACGCGCGGTGGCGGCGGCAGCGGCAGCGCGAATGAGAAGCCGGGCGAGACCATCATTGACGCCGAAGTGGTGGACGAGAAGAAGAAATAA
- a CDS encoding co-chaperone GroES: MAVKVKPLGDRVLVEPVEEKEVKKGGIIIPDTAKEKPMEAVVVALGTGKTDDNGKKIPFEVKVGDHVLTSKYGGTEIKLDDKEYKILNSDDILAVLE; the protein is encoded by the coding sequence ATGGCAGTCAAAGTGAAACCTCTCGGGGACCGTGTTCTGGTGGAACCGGTGGAAGAGAAAGAAGTGAAAAAGGGCGGGATCATCATCCCCGACACCGCCAAGGAAAAACCGATGGAAGCGGTGGTCGTGGCCCTGGGCACCGGCAAAACCGATGACAACGGCAAGAAAATCCCCTTTGAGGTCAAAGTGGGCGATCACGTCCTGACCAGCAAGTATGGCGGGACGGAAATCAAGCTGGACGACAAGGAATACAAGATCCTGAATTCGGACGACATCCTTGCCGTTTTGGAATAA
- the groL gene encoding chaperonin GroEL (60 kDa chaperone family; promotes refolding of misfolded polypeptides especially under stressful conditions; forms two stacked rings of heptamers to form a barrel-shaped 14mer; ends can be capped by GroES; misfolded proteins enter the barrel where they are refolded when GroES binds): MAAKQLLFDDQARQAILRGVTKLSKAVTATLGPKGRNVVLDKKFGSPTVTKDGVTVAKEIELECPFENMGAQMVREVASKTSDTAGDGTTTATILAEAIYREGLKFVTAGGNPIGIQRGIAKAVDAAVQQLDKIAKKVKDKEEIKQVATVSANWDTAIGEIIADAMDKVGKDGTITVEEAKSIETTLEVVEGMQFDKGYLSPYFVTNAETMECKLEDPYILVYEKKISSLKDLLPLLEKVAKVGKPLLIIAEEVEGEALATLVVNKLRGVLNVCAVKAPGFGDRRKAMCEDIAILTGGKFISEDLGIKLENVEISDLGRAKSVVVDKENTTIVEGCGKTADIQGRVNQIRRQIEETTSDYDREKLQERLAKLAGGVAVINVGAATETEMKEKKARVEDALHATRAAVEEGIVAGGGVALIRCQAAIAAVKGDNEDEQIGVDIVKRAVEYPLRALADNAGVQGEVVVEEVKRRKGNEGYNVATGVYEDLVKAGVVDPKKVTRTALQNAASIAGLLLTTECLVTEIPEKEKKPAGGGHGGMGGDMDY, from the coding sequence ATGGCAGCAAAACAACTTCTGTTTGACGATCAAGCCCGGCAGGCCATCCTCCGGGGTGTCACCAAGCTCTCCAAGGCCGTCACGGCCACGCTCGGCCCCAAGGGCCGCAACGTGGTGCTGGACAAGAAATTTGGCTCGCCCACCGTCACCAAGGACGGTGTGACCGTGGCCAAGGAAATCGAGCTGGAGTGCCCGTTTGAAAACATGGGCGCCCAGATGGTGCGGGAAGTCGCCAGCAAGACCAGCGACACCGCGGGCGACGGCACGACCACGGCGACGATTCTGGCCGAGGCGATTTATCGCGAAGGCCTGAAGTTCGTCACCGCGGGGGGCAACCCCATTGGCATCCAGCGCGGCATTGCCAAGGCTGTGGACGCGGCGGTGCAGCAGCTCGACAAGATTGCCAAGAAGGTGAAGGACAAAGAGGAAATCAAGCAGGTGGCGACGGTATCGGCCAACTGGGACACGGCCATTGGCGAAATCATCGCCGATGCCATGGACAAGGTGGGCAAGGACGGCACCATCACTGTCGAGGAGGCCAAGTCCATCGAAACCACGCTCGAAGTGGTGGAAGGCATGCAGTTTGACAAGGGGTATCTGTCGCCCTACTTCGTGACCAACGCGGAGACCATGGAGTGCAAGCTCGAGGATCCGTACATCCTCGTGTATGAGAAGAAGATCAGCAGCCTGAAGGACCTGTTGCCGCTGTTGGAGAAAGTGGCCAAGGTCGGCAAGCCGCTGTTGATCATCGCGGAGGAAGTGGAAGGTGAAGCGCTGGCCACGCTGGTGGTGAACAAGCTGCGGGGCGTACTCAACGTCTGCGCGGTGAAGGCGCCGGGCTTTGGCGATCGCCGCAAGGCCATGTGCGAGGACATTGCCATCCTGACGGGCGGCAAGTTCATCAGCGAAGACCTGGGCATCAAGCTGGAGAATGTGGAGATCTCCGACCTCGGCCGCGCCAAGAGCGTGGTGGTGGACAAGGAGAACACGACGATTGTGGAAGGCTGCGGCAAGACCGCGGACATCCAGGGCCGGGTGAACCAGATTCGCCGCCAGATCGAGGAGACCACCTCGGACTACGACCGCGAGAAATTGCAGGAGCGCCTGGCCAAGCTGGCCGGTGGCGTGGCCGTCATCAATGTCGGCGCCGCGACCGAGACCGAGATGAAGGAGAAGAAGGCCCGCGTGGAGGACGCGCTGCATGCGACCCGCGCCGCGGTGGAGGAAGGCATCGTGGCCGGTGGTGGCGTGGCGCTCATTCGCTGCCAGGCCGCCATTGCCGCGGTCAAGGGCGACAATGAGGACGAGCAGATTGGCGTGGACATCGTCAAACGCGCCGTCGAGTACCCGCTGCGCGCGCTGGCGGACAACGCCGGGGTGCAGGGCGAAGTGGTGGTCGAGGAAGTCAAGCGCCGCAAGGGTAACGAAGGTTACAACGTGGCCACGGGCGTGTACGAAGACCTCGTGAAGGCGGGGGTGGTGGATCCCAAGAAGGTCACCCGCACCGCGCTGCAGAACGCGGCTTCGATTGCCGGCCTGTTGCTGACCACGGAATGCCTCGTGACCGAGATTCCGGAAAAGGAAAAGAAACCGGCCGGTGGCGGTCATGGCGGCATGGGCGGTGATATGGATTATTAA